The following coding sequences lie in one Nitrospira lenta genomic window:
- a CDS encoding nucleotide sugar dehydrogenase: protein MAKKISVFGLGYVGTVSAGCLASSGHTVWGVDVNADKVASINSGAAPIVEPDISEFIAKAQKQGLLKATVSSAEGIQNTDVSFICVGTPSQANGSLDLTHMKRVCEDIGVALRDKKTPHTVVFRSTTLPGTTEDVAIPILEKHSGKTVGDGLFVCYNPEFLREGTSVKDYYHPPKIVIGERQAGEGDVVEEIYAGIVAPTIRTSIRAAEMVKYSDNAFHALKVTFANEIGNICKRLGIDSHAVMDIFCQDTKLNLSKVYLKPGFAFGGSCLPKDLRALSYQAKRTDVEVPVLNAILQSNGVHIKGVIQRIVGLGKRKVGFLGMTFKPDTDDLRESPLVEVIETLLGKGFQVKIYDKNVATSRLIGANKRFIEEHIPHLSSLLVERAEDLVDAAQVVVVGYASAEFLPALKRMRQDQLIIDLARIEGREGLTASYDGICW, encoded by the coding sequence ATGGCGAAGAAAATCAGTGTCTTCGGTCTGGGCTATGTGGGGACGGTTTCGGCAGGCTGTTTGGCTTCCAGTGGGCACACGGTCTGGGGTGTCGACGTCAATGCCGACAAGGTGGCCTCGATTAATTCAGGAGCCGCTCCGATCGTCGAGCCTGATATCTCTGAGTTCATTGCCAAGGCTCAGAAGCAAGGGCTGTTAAAAGCCACGGTGTCGTCAGCCGAAGGAATTCAGAACACGGATGTCTCATTTATTTGTGTGGGGACGCCGAGTCAAGCCAATGGCAGTCTTGATCTGACCCATATGAAGCGGGTGTGTGAAGATATCGGCGTGGCTCTGCGCGATAAAAAGACTCCGCACACCGTGGTGTTCCGCAGTACGACGTTGCCGGGAACAACGGAGGACGTGGCTATTCCGATCCTTGAAAAGCATTCAGGAAAGACGGTCGGGGACGGATTATTTGTCTGTTACAATCCTGAGTTTCTTCGAGAAGGCACTTCGGTGAAAGATTATTATCATCCTCCGAAGATCGTGATTGGTGAGCGGCAAGCCGGCGAGGGGGATGTGGTGGAAGAAATCTATGCCGGCATCGTCGCGCCGACGATTCGGACATCGATTCGCGCTGCGGAGATGGTGAAGTATTCCGACAATGCGTTTCATGCTTTGAAAGTGACGTTTGCGAACGAGATTGGAAATATCTGCAAGCGGCTTGGTATCGACAGTCATGCCGTTATGGACATCTTTTGCCAAGATACAAAGTTGAATTTGTCAAAAGTGTATTTGAAGCCTGGTTTTGCATTTGGAGGATCCTGCCTTCCCAAGGATCTTCGCGCCCTCTCTTATCAGGCAAAACGGACGGATGTTGAGGTGCCGGTGTTGAACGCGATTCTTCAGAGCAATGGGGTCCATATTAAAGGTGTTATTCAGCGAATCGTGGGTCTGGGAAAGAGGAAAGTCGGATTTCTCGGCATGACATTTAAGCCGGATACCGACGATCTTCGAGAAAGTCCATTGGTTGAGGTTATCGAGACGCTTCTTGGAAAAGGCTTTCAGGTAAAAATCTACGATAAGAATGTCGCGACCAGTCGTTTGATCGGCGCGAATAAGCGGTTCATTGAAGAGCACATTCCACATCTTTCTTCTTTGTTGGTCGAGCGGGCGGAAGATCTCGTGGATGCAGCCCAAGTCGTTGTCGTCGGATATGCCTCGGCCGAGTTTCTGCCAGCGTTGAAACGCATGCGCCAGGACCAGCTCATTATCGATTTGGCTCGGATTGAAGGCCGGGAAGGTCTAACCGCGTCCTATGATGGTATTTGCTGGTAA
- a CDS encoding UDP-glucuronic acid decarboxylase family protein, translating into MRILITGGAGFLGSHLSDLLIGKGHEVVAMDNLITGRVENISHLMGNPKFSFIKYNICDYIHIDGKLDAILHFASPASPQDYLEMPIATLKVGALGTHKALGLAKAKGARLLLASTSEVYGDPLLNPQPESYWGNVNPIGARGVYDEAKRFAEAMTMAYHRYHGVDTRIVRIFNTYGPRMRPHDGRVVSNFVVQALQGKALTIFGDGNQTRSFCYVDDLVRGITELLLIDSDKSVAERTDRSSFLTKSDQPLKETMHDPVNIGNPRELTVKQIAELVLKLTESKSQIEHRPLPVDDPKVRRPDIRRAKEFLRWEPKVELEDGLRKTIEYFRQVI; encoded by the coding sequence ATGCGCATACTGATTACGGGCGGAGCGGGATTTCTGGGAAGCCACTTAAGCGATTTGCTGATCGGCAAAGGTCATGAAGTTGTGGCCATGGACAACTTGATTACCGGTCGTGTCGAAAATATCTCTCATTTAATGGGGAACCCAAAGTTCAGTTTCATTAAGTACAACATTTGTGACTATATCCACATAGACGGTAAATTAGACGCTATCCTGCACTTCGCTTCTCCGGCGAGTCCGCAAGACTATCTTGAGATGCCTATTGCTACGCTCAAAGTGGGAGCTCTGGGTACCCACAAGGCATTGGGTTTGGCTAAAGCCAAGGGAGCTCGTCTGCTCTTAGCCAGTACCTCTGAGGTCTATGGCGATCCCTTGCTTAATCCGCAGCCGGAGTCCTACTGGGGGAATGTAAATCCGATCGGCGCGCGCGGTGTGTATGATGAAGCAAAGCGCTTTGCCGAAGCCATGACGATGGCCTACCACCGTTACCATGGTGTGGATACCAGGATTGTACGTATCTTCAATACCTATGGTCCGCGGATGCGGCCGCACGATGGCCGGGTCGTTTCGAATTTCGTCGTGCAAGCGCTCCAAGGGAAAGCGTTGACCATTTTTGGTGACGGAAACCAGACGCGAAGCTTCTGCTATGTCGATGATCTTGTGCGTGGCATTACGGAGCTCCTACTCATCGATTCGGACAAGTCTGTGGCTGAACGGACGGACCGATCAAGCTTTCTGACCAAGTCAGACCAGCCTCTGAAGGAAACGATGCACGACCCTGTGAATATCGGCAATCCACGGGAGTTGACCGTCAAGCAGATTGCTGAGTTGGTACTTAAGCTTACGGAGTCGAAGAGCCAGATCGAGCATAGACCCTTACCTGTGGATGATCCGAAAGTGCGTCGGCCGGACATCCGTCGCGCTAAGGAATTTCTCAGATGGGAACCGAAGGTTGAGCTGGAGGACGGTTTGCGAAAGACGATCGAATACTTCCGTCAGGTGATCTGA